A single region of the Penaeus chinensis breed Huanghai No. 1 chromosome 41, ASM1920278v2, whole genome shotgun sequence genome encodes:
- the LOC125047436 gene encoding rho guanine nucleotide exchange factor 10-like isoform X1: MEEGMQTTIRRDCGEESTAQDGLLDQAPGAPQTDYTNTDVTERCTEPPTHVDFEESEESTPQFQPLIQLPFESDATLVETHNSNDDNNNNSSSSNVPDNIRGPDPSSETQVKAAGSEGSANEEAHDPASHPTPADEGATDLMASICRVLPELHNINGMRAIDSDVLVNEAVNQEMVFGTLCDLSSSSASVPPKDPMCCDAGNHDTGDRKVEEPPSQESCPLTKVDQVSDENPLTQSPKQSLAKGEESQEIAGAPDGPDPILEGKEGLIQSGNMPQDEVDADNSLIVVPKIDGVEGGGIGDRVMAAAEEEAKAAKSDNEYKAEATAQEASADAESRQGGHETKSSTDMLMELDKGREAHDGTGASCEVRSHDEMQADGQTEDGCGGSSTTVGDAVCKESEGNERVNAVPAVERADDEPHYATVKKPMPVLMPVPEACVEPNADVQCCSALGEAGGEGCSGAKEVVKTVDDHPYQRVCEEALSAEEIGRPPSSECPGGEGRETGGALGTDRLPVPEPIYESIEDRNEKNGQDCDSRSSRSSRSSRSSTLSGPWCEDRIYEDISDLGSGGGGGGSVGGGSGGGGGGSSGGGGSEETWVSRRLHVHRQLSSSDSWGSEDFESYSSNEEDNGTGSVKNQAPNLENFKQRLLRKREQWRERRQSSKTLKDAIRKDSKEDQPKESAKLVEDNPPSTPDNKLYRWFSLRKSVNYDVERRSSTIANTERTSSYTTTSNGTSTITNHRMPQLLEEGDTEHGGLFSENGGVFAHTFQRRHQPPALPPMPQGLSPEQIKRRHIVASIVHSENNYVATLQRLVNDYKKPLDDSKPPILNAAKLSTLFHRVSEILQCHTLFRIALAESVRQWDREEKIGDVFVASFSKAIVLDIYSDFINNFTRAMEVAKQESKKKTAFADFLKMRQITSPDRLSFFGLMVKPVQRFPQFILFLQDLLKHTPQGHHDRMSLQLALTQLESLAEMLNERKREAEQYQAFRDTLKHINTKFALRGIQEGNRYLLRQDDVLQLEFNQNGLISKSKGRRLFLTNDLIMCVTVVPKTNDDYGQQNERLSLKWAFPVTDVEIQDTSSSPTLSRLLASGVNKTGSINSARIPEETMGSNVDNLCQEMNDLMHDYEIVSRISSLITSLRGNYEGLTSENLQHVAGSIQRALHIRDEQMAWVDACCLQFTVKNKDGREKETFTFQTDNPVIKKDWIVELRLAQLALDSANSPAWDVPEQEKRPSTKMPLFVKALPVFSSPHETEVKCGCCYTVALSRPSRLSGTGRHHNYLWLCSSDGVSSHITIYLMQQVGLREIVRVDLVEVCVTSLQHVPGITTTTDEPSLRAHTVWMGTHSHRLIVYSGLEPERQTELGSTNVPAAVTTIKYHCDQVYVGLCNGCVQVYRRGADGAWQLREPLNIFLGTQGVTALLPINTHVYAACGDHVHVIDCFTAEVTKKFSVHHEGAGGVQLMAHSGIGLWIAQKKTATICLYHTETFRHLQDINVASNVCRVLGDKGPAPSTITVTALLASRGLLWVGTNVGVALTIPLPRLEGVPIISGRANISYHAHRGPITFLLTLQPHARPQATLPELRPGSRPSLQDSHSQSQQDSSRIQSSTEDTRSYVSTPTPTSRLEKQQSDGSLIPSRRVPPRLRQQLSSPVILRRKPRDAHQQHVRRLSKTLPRGLGLGTLAGSQECDVYGLYGDLLNVHEYEDEPMVIGEGLLLSRYDSLRRSDPELAVPAQVSTLDRRVRLKASRPRSLDLSTWSVDSRASSACTTSSGSEDGSGGMNSILTATSSTTPCDSGTHASNVGTNSRSATTGRRKEGDPSRTLMTLMGGRGYVNLRNIFEGQQSSHANDRDAHVVVWEMKL, translated from the exons ATGGAGGAAGGGATGCAGACCACCATCAGGAGAGACTGTGGGGAGGAGAGCACCGCCCAAGACGGGCTCCTGGACCAGGCGCCTGGTGCTCCTCAGACAGATTACACCAACACGGACGTCACTGAACGCTGCACTGAGCCCCCCACGCACGTCGATTTCGAAGAATCCGAGGAGAGCACCCCGCAATTCCAACCTTTAATCCAACTCCCCTTCGAAAGTGATGCTACCTTGGTTGAGAcacacaacagcaatgatgataataataacaacagcagtagcagcaatGTTCCTGACAACATCAGAGGCCCTGATCCTTCCTCCGAGACCCAGGTGAAGGCAGCAGGAAGCGAAGGAAGCGCGAACGAGGAAGCGCATGACCCAGCTTCTCACCCGACACCTGCAGACGAAGGGGCGACGGATCTCATGGCCTCGATTTGCCGGGTTCTTCCGGAGTTACACAACATCAATGGGATGCGGGCCATCGACTCCGATGTGCTGGTCAACGAGGCTGTGAATCAAGAGATGGTGTTCGGCACTCTGTGTGACCTTTCAAGCTCAAGTGCCAGCGTACCCCCAAAGGACCCCATGTGTTGTGATGCTGGTAATCACGACACGGGTGATCGAAAGGTAGAGGAACCACCCTCACAGGAATCTTGCCCTCTGACTAAGGTCGACCAAGTCTCAGACGAAAACCCGTTGACTCAGAGTCCAAAGCAGTCCTTGGCAAAAGGAGAGGAATCGCAAGAAATTGCGGGAGCTCCAGACGGCCCTGATCCAATcctggagggaaaggaagggctgATACAAAGTGGAAATATGCCACAGGATGAAGTTGATGCAGATAATAGCTTAATCGTTGTGCCAAAGATCGATGGTGTGGAAGGAGGAGGCATCGGTGACCGGGTaatggcggcggcggaggaggaggcgaaagccGCGAAGAGCGATAACGAGTACAAAGCCGAGGCGACCGCGCAAGAGGCCTCTGCCGACGCGGAGAGTCGACAGGGAGGCCACGAAACAAAGTCAAGTACGGATATGCTAATGGAACTGGACAAAGGACGGGAAGCCCATGATGGCACCGGTGCGTCATGCGAGGTCCGTAGCCATGACGAAATGCAAGCCGATGGTCAGACGGAGGACGGATGTGGTGGCAGCAGCACCACGGTCGGTGATGCCGTGTGCAAAGAAAGCGAGGGAAATGAAAGAGTGAACGCTGTGCCGGCAGTCGAGCGGGCCGACGACGAACCACACTACGCGACAGTGAAGAAGCCAATGCCAGTGCTCATGCCCGTGCCCGAGGCTTGCGTTGAACCAAACGCAGATGTGCAGTGTTGCAGTGCCCTCGGGGAAGCGGGTGGCGAGGGTTGTAGTGGTGCCAAAGAGGTCGTGAAGACCGTTGACGACCATCCCTATCAGCGTGTGTGTGAGGAGGCGCTCAGTGCCGAGGAGATAGGTAGGCCGCCCTCTTCGGAGTGCCCCGGTGGCGAGGGTAGGGAGACTGGCGGCGCCCTTGGCACTGACCGCTTGCCAGTCCCCGAACCAATCTACGAAAGCATCgaagatagaaatgaaaaaaacggCCAAGATTGTG aCTCACGGTCGAGCAGGTCGAGCAGATCAAGCCGGTCGAGCACCCTGAGCGGACCGTGGTGTGAGGACCGCATCTACGAGGACATTTCGGACTTagggagcggcggcggcggcggcggaagcGTCGGGGGCGGCagtggcggcggtggtggcggtAGTAGCGGTGGCGGGGGGAGCGAGGAGACGTGGGTGTCCCGACGCCTCCACGTGCACCGGCAGTTGTCGTCTTCGGATTCCTGGGGCTCCGAGGACTTTGAGTCTTACTCCAGCAACGAGGAGGACAACGGTACAGGCTCAGTCAAAAACCAGGCGCCAAA CCTGGAGAACTTCAAACAACGTTTATTACGTAAGAGAGAACAGTGGAGGGAGAGGCGGCAGTCAAGTAAAACCTTGAAAGATGCCATACGAAAGGACTCAAAGGAGGACCAACCAAAGGAATCGGCCAAACTTGTGGAGGACA ATCCTCCCTCCACACCAGACAACAAGCTATACAGATGGTTTTCCTTACGCAAAAGTGTTAACTATGATGTTGAACGACGGAGCAGCACCATTGCCAATACTGAGCGCACCAGTTCATATACTACCACGAGCAATGGTACCAGCACAATCACTAACCACAGAATGCCACAGTTGCTTGAGGAAGGGGACACAGAGCATGGGGGGCTCTTCTCTGAAAATGGTGGGGTGTTTGCCCACACCTTTCAGCGCCGGCACCAACCTCCAGCGCTACCTCCCATGCCACAGGGCCTCAGTCCTGAGCAGATCAAAAGGCGACATATTGTTGCTTCAATAGTTCACAGTGAAAATAACTATGTAGCAACTCTTCAAAGACTAGTCAAT gACTACAAAAAACCTTTGGATGATTCCAAACCTCCTATTCTCAATGCAGCCAAACTTTCCACCCTCTTCCATCGAGTATCAGAGATTCTTCAGTGCCACACCTTGTTCCGAATTGCTCTCGCAGAGTCAGTGCGACAAtgggacagagaggagaagatTGGAGATGTGTTTGTTGCTTCTTTCTCCAAGGCTATAGTTTTGGATATCTACAGCGACTTTATTAACAACTTTACTCGTGCCATGGAAGTTGCAAAGCAAGAATCGAAAAAGAAAACTGCTTTTGCTGATTTTCTGAAG ATGCGTCAGATCACCTCGCCTGATCGACTGTCATTCTTTGGACTCATGGTAAAACCAGTGCAGCGTTTTCCCcagttcatccttttcctccag GACCTACTGAAGCACACTCCTCAAGGGCACCATGATCGCATGTCCCTTCAGTTAGCATTGACCCAGTTGGAGTCGCTGGCAGAGATGCTCAATGAGAGGAAACGGGAAGCGGAGCAGTATCAGGCCTTCCGAGATACGCTGAAACACATCAATACCAAATTTGCACTGCGAGGAATTCAGGAGGGTAACCGCTACTTGCTACGTCAAGACGATGTTTTGCAATTG GAATTCAACCAGAATGGATTGATAAGCAAGAGTAAGGGGCGTCGACTATTCCTTACCAATGATCTGATCATGTGTGTTACTGTTGTACCAAAGACAAATGATGACTATGGACAGCAGAATGAACGTCTCTCTCTAAAATGGGCTTTTCCAGTCACGGATGTTGAG ATCCAAGACACAAGTTCTTCCCCAACTCTCAGTCGATTATTGGCATCTGGAGTCAACAAAACAGGATCCATCAACTCGGCACGCATTCCTGAAGAGACTATGGGCTCAAATGTAGATAATCTTTGCCAGGAAATGAATGACCTGATGCATGATTATGAAATTGTGTCTCGAATCTCATCTCTTATAACATCCTTGAGAGGAAACTATGAG GGTTTGACTTCAGAGAATCTCCAACATGTTGCCGGCAGTATCCAGCGGGCCTTGCACATCCGAGATGAACAAATGGCATGGGTTGATGCCTGTTGCTTACAATTCACAGTCAAGAACAAAGATGGTCGAGAGAAAGAGACTTTTACCTTCCAGACAGATAATCCTGTCATCAAGAAAGATTGGATTGTTG AACTGCGTCTGGCTCAGCTGGCTTTAGACAGTGCCAATTCTCCAGCATGGGATGTTCCAGAACAAGAGAAACGACCATCTACAAAAATGCCACTTTTCGTGAAAGCTCTTCCAGTCTTCTCATCCCCTCATGAGACAGAg GTTAAGTGTGGATGCTGCTACACTGTCGCCCTGTCACGGCCAAGCAGGTTGTCTGGAACTGGCAGACATCATAATTACCTCTGGCTGTGCTCATCCGATGGTGTATCCTCACACATCACAATATACCTCATGCAGCAG GTCGGTTTGCGGGAAATTGTGCGTGTAGACTTAGTTGAGGTGTGTGTCACCTCATTACAACATGTTCCTGGCATCACCACTACCACAGATGAACCATCTTTACGTGCCCACACTGTTTGGATgggaacacactcacacag actaATTGTGTACAGTGGACTAGAACCAGAACGTCAGACTGAATTGGGGTCAACAAATGTGCCAGCAGCAGTGACGACAATTAAATATCATTGTGATCAG GTGTATGTAGGACTTTGTAATGGGTGTGTGCAAGTTTACCGCCGAGGTGCTGATGGAGCATGGCAACTGCGAGAACCTCTGAACATTTTCCTAGGAACTCAAGGGGTGACTGCTCTCCTtcccataaacacacatgtatatgctgcTTGTGGGGACCATGTTCATGTAATAGACTGCTTCACAGCTGAAGTTACT AAAAAGTTCTCGGTCCATCATGAAGGTGCTGGTGGAGTACAGCTAATGGCTCATTCTGGAATTGGACTATGGATTGCTCAGAAGAAGACTGCGACCATCTGCCTTTACCATACTGAAACTTTCAGACACTTGCAGGACATCAATGTAGCTTCCAATGTTTGTCGAGTTTTGGGGGACAAAGGTCCAGCACCTTCAACCATTACAGTCACTGCTTTGCTGGCATCACGAGGTCTTCTGTGGGTTGGCACCAATGTTGGTGTAGCTCTCACTATTCCTTTGCCACGACTAGAAGGTGTGCCAATCATAAGTGGTCGTGCAAATATCAGTTACCATGCTCACCGAGGCCCCATTACGTTCCTCTTAACGCTTCAACCTCATGCAAGACCACAGGCTACATTACCTGAGTTGCGACCTGGTTCTCGTCCATCATTGCAGGACAGTCATAGCCAGTCACAACAAGACAGTTCAAGGATTCAATCTTCCACTGAAGATACCCGAAGTTATGTAAGCACACCAACTCCAACTTCACGGCTAGAGAAGCAGCAGAGTGATGGGAGCCTCATTCCATCAAGGCGTGTACCCCCAAGGTTACGACAGCAACTTAGCAGTCCCGTCATTCTGAGGCGTAAACCCCGAGATGCACATCAGCAGCATGTGCGACGCCTTTCCAAGACGTTGCCCAGAGGTTTGGGGCTGGGAACGCTTGCAGGTAGTCAGGAATGTGATGTTTATGGTCTCTATGGAGACTTGCTAAATGTccatgaatatgaagatgaaccAATGGTAATTGGGGAAGGCCTCTTGCTTTCTCGTTATGATTCATTACGCCGTAGTGACCCAGAATTGGCGGTTCCTGCACAAGTCAGTACTCTCGATCGTCGAGTAAGGTTGAAGGCCTCACGCCCACGTTCCTTGGACCTGTCAACTTGGTCAGTAGACTCTAGAGCATCATCAGCTTGCACGACATCCTCAGGCTCTGAAGATGGCAGTGGGGGCATGAACAGTATCCTGACAGCAACTTCTTCCACAACTCCATGTGACTCAGGAACTCATGCATCAAATGTTGGCACAAATAGCAGATCAGCCACAACTGGCCGTCGAAAAGAAGGGGACCCATCTCGAACACTGATGACGTTAATGGGTGGCCGAGGGTATGTTAATCTGAGGAATATATTTGAGGGCCAACAAAGCTCCCATGCTAATGACCGTGATGCACATGTTGTGGTGTGGGAGATGAAGCTTTAA
- the LOC125047436 gene encoding rho guanine nucleotide exchange factor 10-like isoform X3 — MAPPITVSRKISTGSIPKLSRTKVKRSHSLNVPSATRNNAGSCNKSNVSSSCEAINEIGRVNPGERWGFDEAPFITLPFPGESADEQEGKNRTSKSQGTGCAESEDVTSTSFTGSVKWVEGLDVTASDVRGTHSTDSCSSNPSAEREGKFNVGTETDCSGNLSSDATWSYGNGVRVEKQNKLFCPERNIREGSKGPAIERVKVRAQNTSSTYIGYTKGSILSRSRNGSTLCTINEENDSSIRNDGAANKITPDPRVTQPVLLRCKMTLSSNLPNQRWSIAGSGVQDSPNLKRVHSGLSDSTRTNIPQTAVSHLLLTPEDKNDSSKEQKSTTEQPVADSGSKDSLTSINFLDESQSLQDLTHDKSQSLLDLSRCMSPEGKWESPNIRLGKTMSMNRPKEDKPVGLRRSVSFNFSFRGSSENLENFKQRLLRKREQWRERRQSSKTLKDAIRKDSKEDQPKESAKLVEDNPPSTPDNKLYRWFSLRKSVNYDVERRSSTIANTERTSSYTTTSNGTSTITNHRMPQLLEEGDTEHGGLFSENGGVFAHTFQRRHQPPALPPMPQGLSPEQIKRRHIVASIVHSENNYVATLQRLVNDYKKPLDDSKPPILNAAKLSTLFHRVSEILQCHTLFRIALAESVRQWDREEKIGDVFVASFSKAIVLDIYSDFINNFTRAMEVAKQESKKKTAFADFLKMRQITSPDRLSFFGLMVKPVQRFPQFILFLQDLLKHTPQGHHDRMSLQLALTQLESLAEMLNERKREAEQYQAFRDTLKHINTKFALRGIQEGNRYLLRQDDVLQLEFNQNGLISKSKGRRLFLTNDLIMCVTVVPKTNDDYGQQNERLSLKWAFPVTDVEIQDTSSSPTLSRLLASGVNKTGSINSARIPEETMGSNVDNLCQEMNDLMHDYEIVSRISSLITSLRGNYEGLTSENLQHVAGSIQRALHIRDEQMAWVDACCLQFTVKNKDGREKETFTFQTDNPVIKKDWIVELRLAQLALDSANSPAWDVPEQEKRPSTKMPLFVKALPVFSSPHETEVKCGCCYTVALSRPSRLSGTGRHHNYLWLCSSDGVSSHITIYLMQQVGLREIVRVDLVEVCVTSLQHVPGITTTTDEPSLRAHTVWMGTHSHRLIVYSGLEPERQTELGSTNVPAAVTTIKYHCDQVYVGLCNGCVQVYRRGADGAWQLREPLNIFLGTQGVTALLPINTHVYAACGDHVHVIDCFTAEVTKKFSVHHEGAGGVQLMAHSGIGLWIAQKKTATICLYHTETFRHLQDINVASNVCRVLGDKGPAPSTITVTALLASRGLLWVGTNVGVALTIPLPRLEGVPIISGRANISYHAHRGPITFLLTLQPHARPQATLPELRPGSRPSLQDSHSQSQQDSSRIQSSTEDTRSYVSTPTPTSRLEKQQSDGSLIPSRRVPPRLRQQLSSPVILRRKPRDAHQQHVRRLSKTLPRGLGLGTLAGSQECDVYGLYGDLLNVHEYEDEPMVIGEGLLLSRYDSLRRSDPELAVPAQVSTLDRRVRLKASRPRSLDLSTWSVDSRASSACTTSSGSEDGSGGMNSILTATSSTTPCDSGTHASNVGTNSRSATTGRRKEGDPSRTLMTLMGGRGYVNLRNIFEGQQSSHANDRDAHVVVWEMKL; from the exons ATGGCTCCGCCAATTACTGTTTCTCGAAAAATCAGTACCGGAAGTATACCTAAATTGTCACGAACAAAAGTAAAGCGATCGCATAGTCTGAACGTACCCAGTGCCACCCGCAATAATGCAGGTTCATGTAATAAGAGCAATGTGAGCTCTTCGTGTGAGGCTATAAACGAGATAGGAAGAGTAAATCCAGGAGAAAGGTGGGGCTTTGATGAAGCTCCCTTCATTACCTTACCGTTCCCTGGGGAATCGGCGGACGAGCAGGAGGGAAAGAACCGAACAAGCAAAAGCCAAGGGACGGGCTGTGCGGAAAGTGAAGATGTCACTTCTACAAGTTTTACAGGATCCGTAAAATGGGTTGAAGGCTTGGATGTGACTGCTAGTGACGTCAGGGGAACACACTCGACTGACTCATGCAGTAGTAATCCAAgtgcagagagggaaggaaaatttaATGTTGGCACTGAGACTGATTGTTCGGGCAATCTGTCAAGTGACGCCACGTGGAGCTATGGTAATGGTGTACGCGTTGAGAAGCAAAACAAATTGTTCTGCCCAGAAAGAAATATACGAGAGGGCAGTAAAGGACCGGCCATCGAGCGTGTCAAAGTAAGAGCACAGAACACGAGCTCCACATATATTGGGTACACCAAGGGTAGCATACTTTCGAGAAGTCGCAATGGCTCAACACTGTGTAccataaatgaagaaaatgattcaTCTATCCGTAATGACGGTGCAGCAAACAAAATTACCCCAGATCCCCGCGTAACCCAGCCCGTCCTCCTGAGATGCAAAATGACTTTATCAAGCAATTTGCCCAACCAGCGCTGGAGCATTGCAGGTTCCGGTGTCCAGGACTCGCCAAATCTGAAAAGAGTGCACAGTGGTCTTTCTGACAGTACCCGCACCAACATACCGCAGACAGCAGTATCACACCTCCTGCTGACACCTGAAGACAAAAACGATAGCAGCAAGGAACAGAAATCAACCACAGAGCAGCCAGTGGCAGACTCGGGATCCAAAGACTCACTAACCTCCATAAACTTCTTAGACGAGAGTCAGAGTCTGCAAGACCTGACCCATGACAAGAGCCAGAGTTTGCTAGACCTGAGCCGGTGCATGTCTCCAGAGGGTAAATGGGAGAGCCCGAACATCAGGCTCGGGAAGACTATGTCCATGAACAGGCCCAAAGAAGACAAGCCTGTGGGATTGAGGCGGAGTGTGAGCTTTAACTTCAGCTTTCGGGGCAGCAGTGAAAA CCTGGAGAACTTCAAACAACGTTTATTACGTAAGAGAGAACAGTGGAGGGAGAGGCGGCAGTCAAGTAAAACCTTGAAAGATGCCATACGAAAGGACTCAAAGGAGGACCAACCAAAGGAATCGGCCAAACTTGTGGAGGACA ATCCTCCCTCCACACCAGACAACAAGCTATACAGATGGTTTTCCTTACGCAAAAGTGTTAACTATGATGTTGAACGACGGAGCAGCACCATTGCCAATACTGAGCGCACCAGTTCATATACTACCACGAGCAATGGTACCAGCACAATCACTAACCACAGAATGCCACAGTTGCTTGAGGAAGGGGACACAGAGCATGGGGGGCTCTTCTCTGAAAATGGTGGGGTGTTTGCCCACACCTTTCAGCGCCGGCACCAACCTCCAGCGCTACCTCCCATGCCACAGGGCCTCAGTCCTGAGCAGATCAAAAGGCGACATATTGTTGCTTCAATAGTTCACAGTGAAAATAACTATGTAGCAACTCTTCAAAGACTAGTCAAT gACTACAAAAAACCTTTGGATGATTCCAAACCTCCTATTCTCAATGCAGCCAAACTTTCCACCCTCTTCCATCGAGTATCAGAGATTCTTCAGTGCCACACCTTGTTCCGAATTGCTCTCGCAGAGTCAGTGCGACAAtgggacagagaggagaagatTGGAGATGTGTTTGTTGCTTCTTTCTCCAAGGCTATAGTTTTGGATATCTACAGCGACTTTATTAACAACTTTACTCGTGCCATGGAAGTTGCAAAGCAAGAATCGAAAAAGAAAACTGCTTTTGCTGATTTTCTGAAG ATGCGTCAGATCACCTCGCCTGATCGACTGTCATTCTTTGGACTCATGGTAAAACCAGTGCAGCGTTTTCCCcagttcatccttttcctccag GACCTACTGAAGCACACTCCTCAAGGGCACCATGATCGCATGTCCCTTCAGTTAGCATTGACCCAGTTGGAGTCGCTGGCAGAGATGCTCAATGAGAGGAAACGGGAAGCGGAGCAGTATCAGGCCTTCCGAGATACGCTGAAACACATCAATACCAAATTTGCACTGCGAGGAATTCAGGAGGGTAACCGCTACTTGCTACGTCAAGACGATGTTTTGCAATTG GAATTCAACCAGAATGGATTGATAAGCAAGAGTAAGGGGCGTCGACTATTCCTTACCAATGATCTGATCATGTGTGTTACTGTTGTACCAAAGACAAATGATGACTATGGACAGCAGAATGAACGTCTCTCTCTAAAATGGGCTTTTCCAGTCACGGATGTTGAG ATCCAAGACACAAGTTCTTCCCCAACTCTCAGTCGATTATTGGCATCTGGAGTCAACAAAACAGGATCCATCAACTCGGCACGCATTCCTGAAGAGACTATGGGCTCAAATGTAGATAATCTTTGCCAGGAAATGAATGACCTGATGCATGATTATGAAATTGTGTCTCGAATCTCATCTCTTATAACATCCTTGAGAGGAAACTATGAG GGTTTGACTTCAGAGAATCTCCAACATGTTGCCGGCAGTATCCAGCGGGCCTTGCACATCCGAGATGAACAAATGGCATGGGTTGATGCCTGTTGCTTACAATTCACAGTCAAGAACAAAGATGGTCGAGAGAAAGAGACTTTTACCTTCCAGACAGATAATCCTGTCATCAAGAAAGATTGGATTGTTG AACTGCGTCTGGCTCAGCTGGCTTTAGACAGTGCCAATTCTCCAGCATGGGATGTTCCAGAACAAGAGAAACGACCATCTACAAAAATGCCACTTTTCGTGAAAGCTCTTCCAGTCTTCTCATCCCCTCATGAGACAGAg GTTAAGTGTGGATGCTGCTACACTGTCGCCCTGTCACGGCCAAGCAGGTTGTCTGGAACTGGCAGACATCATAATTACCTCTGGCTGTGCTCATCCGATGGTGTATCCTCACACATCACAATATACCTCATGCAGCAG GTCGGTTTGCGGGAAATTGTGCGTGTAGACTTAGTTGAGGTGTGTGTCACCTCATTACAACATGTTCCTGGCATCACCACTACCACAGATGAACCATCTTTACGTGCCCACACTGTTTGGATgggaacacactcacacag actaATTGTGTACAGTGGACTAGAACCAGAACGTCAGACTGAATTGGGGTCAACAAATGTGCCAGCAGCAGTGACGACAATTAAATATCATTGTGATCAG GTGTATGTAGGACTTTGTAATGGGTGTGTGCAAGTTTACCGCCGAGGTGCTGATGGAGCATGGCAACTGCGAGAACCTCTGAACATTTTCCTAGGAACTCAAGGGGTGACTGCTCTCCTtcccataaacacacatgtatatgctgcTTGTGGGGACCATGTTCATGTAATAGACTGCTTCACAGCTGAAGTTACT AAAAAGTTCTCGGTCCATCATGAAGGTGCTGGTGGAGTACAGCTAATGGCTCATTCTGGAATTGGACTATGGATTGCTCAGAAGAAGACTGCGACCATCTGCCTTTACCATACTGAAACTTTCAGACACTTGCAGGACATCAATGTAGCTTCCAATGTTTGTCGAGTTTTGGGGGACAAAGGTCCAGCACCTTCAACCATTACAGTCACTGCTTTGCTGGCATCACGAGGTCTTCTGTGGGTTGGCACCAATGTTGGTGTAGCTCTCACTATTCCTTTGCCACGACTAGAAGGTGTGCCAATCATAAGTGGTCGTGCAAATATCAGTTACCATGCTCACCGAGGCCCCATTACGTTCCTCTTAACGCTTCAACCTCATGCAAGACCACAGGCTACATTACCTGAGTTGCGACCTGGTTCTCGTCCATCATTGCAGGACAGTCATAGCCAGTCACAACAAGACAGTTCAAGGATTCAATCTTCCACTGAAGATACCCGAAGTTATGTAAGCACACCAACTCCAACTTCACGGCTAGAGAAGCAGCAGAGTGATGGGAGCCTCATTCCATCAAGGCGTGTACCCCCAAGGTTACGACAGCAACTTAGCAGTCCCGTCATTCTGAGGCGTAAACCCCGAGATGCACATCAGCAGCATGTGCGACGCCTTTCCAAGACGTTGCCCAGAGGTTTGGGGCTGGGAACGCTTGCAGGTAGTCAGGAATGTGATGTTTATGGTCTCTATGGAGACTTGCTAAATGTccatgaatatgaagatgaaccAATGGTAATTGGGGAAGGCCTCTTGCTTTCTCGTTATGATTCATTACGCCGTAGTGACCCAGAATTGGCGGTTCCTGCACAAGTCAGTACTCTCGATCGTCGAGTAAGGTTGAAGGCCTCACGCCCACGTTCCTTGGACCTGTCAACTTGGTCAGTAGACTCTAGAGCATCATCAGCTTGCACGACATCCTCAGGCTCTGAAGATGGCAGTGGGGGCATGAACAGTATCCTGACAGCAACTTCTTCCACAACTCCATGTGACTCAGGAACTCATGCATCAAATGTTGGCACAAATAGCAGATCAGCCACAACTGGCCGTCGAAAAGAAGGGGACCCATCTCGAACACTGATGACGTTAATGGGTGGCCGAGGGTATGTTAATCTGAGGAATATATTTGAGGGCCAACAAAGCTCCCATGCTAATGACCGTGATGCACATGTTGTGGTGTGGGAGATGAAGCTTTAA